A genomic region of Sideroxydans sp. CL21 contains the following coding sequences:
- the nuoN gene encoding NADH-quinone oxidoreductase subunit NuoN, translating to MNLLSSLSPAYAEIFLLVMVCTILIADLFIVNQTKTITYLLVQLTLLGCSLITVSTHEDGIVHMFHHMFVDDLMSDVLKLLTYLSVSMMLVYSRSYLMARGLFTGEFLALVLFATLGMMVMISASNFLSLYLGLEVLALSLYTLVALQRDSAVATESAMKYFILGAMASGFLLYGMSMLYGATGSLDVNRIAEVIHQGTANKALLVFGLAFIVAGLAFKIGAVPFHMWVPDVYQGAPTAMTMFIGSAPKLAAFAFIMRLLVEALQPLMIDWSGMLMILAVLSMAVGNITAIAQTNLKRMFAYSTIAHMGFLLIGVLSGTLEGYGSSMFYAVVYVLMSLGGFGMIMLLSREGFEADNLNDFKGLNQRSPWLAFMMLLLMFSMAGVPPTVGFYAKFSVLNAAVQTGHLPLVVMAVLFSLIGAFYYLRIVKLMYFDAPESHEKLYIQPDSSLLISINGLAVLALGMLPNTLMSVCAVSVQQSLLH from the coding sequence ATGAATCTTCTCTCCTCCCTGTCCCCGGCCTACGCAGAGATATTCCTGCTTGTGATGGTGTGCACAATCCTCATCGCGGATCTGTTCATCGTGAATCAAACCAAGACAATCACTTACCTGCTGGTGCAACTCACCTTGCTGGGTTGCTCGCTGATCACAGTATCGACGCATGAGGACGGCATCGTCCATATGTTCCACCATATGTTCGTGGATGATCTCATGTCGGACGTACTCAAGCTGCTGACCTACCTGTCGGTCTCCATGATGCTGGTGTATTCGCGCAGCTATCTGATGGCGCGCGGATTGTTCACCGGCGAGTTCCTGGCGCTGGTCCTGTTTGCCACACTGGGCATGATGGTGATGATATCCGCCAGCAACTTTCTCTCACTGTATCTCGGTTTGGAAGTGCTTGCATTGAGCCTGTATACCCTGGTTGCTTTGCAACGCGACTCGGCAGTCGCCACCGAATCGGCGATGAAATACTTCATCCTCGGCGCGATGGCCTCCGGTTTCCTGCTCTATGGCATGTCCATGCTTTATGGCGCGACCGGCTCGCTGGATGTGAACCGCATTGCCGAAGTCATACACCAGGGCACGGCGAACAAGGCGCTGCTTGTGTTCGGCCTGGCCTTCATCGTGGCAGGATTGGCGTTCAAGATTGGCGCTGTTCCCTTCCATATGTGGGTGCCCGATGTATATCAGGGCGCGCCTACCGCGATGACGATGTTCATCGGCTCCGCACCCAAACTGGCGGCCTTCGCTTTCATCATGCGCCTTCTGGTAGAAGCGCTGCAACCGCTGATGATCGACTGGTCCGGGATGTTGATGATCCTGGCCGTGCTGTCGATGGCCGTGGGGAATATCACCGCCATCGCGCAGACCAACCTCAAGCGCATGTTCGCGTATTCGACCATCGCCCACATGGGTTTCCTGCTCATCGGCGTGTTGAGCGGAACGCTTGAAGGTTACGGTTCCTCCATGTTCTATGCTGTGGTCTATGTGCTGATGAGCCTGGGCGGTTTCGGCATGATCATGCTGTTGTCGCGCGAAGGTTTCGAGGCGGACAATCTCAACGACTTCAAGGGACTCAACCAGCGCAGCCCGTGGCTTGCGTTCATGATGCTGCTGCTGATGTTCTCCATGGCCGGTGTACCGCCGACGGTCGGGTTCTACGCCAAGTTCTCAGTGCTGAACGCGGCAGTTCAGACCGGACATCTCCCGCTGGTCGTGATGGCTGTGCTGTTCTCGCTGATCGGTGCCTTCTACTACCTGCGTATCGTCAAGCTGATGTATTTCGACGCGCCGGAGAGCCACGAGAAACTCTACATCCAGCCGGACAGCAGCCTGCTCATTTCCATCAACGGATTGGCGGTGCTGGCACTTGGCATGCTACCCAATACACTGATGTCTGTGTGTGCCGTCTCGGTGCAGCAATCGTTGCTGCACTGA